One window of the Candidatus Jettenia sp. genome contains the following:
- a CDS encoding outer membrane beta-barrel protein, translating into MEEIDMLYNNLHIGTLEIKPSYELIETYDDNVFNTSEDETADFYTLHQFDIGLLSPLSDYSLVHLDYNAAIYEYMRIHDHNHVNQSLEGAIDFNFANDFKLSFSDRIKRSVIPPGVQRRFFGAIIDDEIPVEDQGPNVFVDRRTIITNTASFDLDFPDFFPNFDFSIHYTNRDVSYQEEEFEDSDSNVDTLSAIVEYQYPFLPIKISSGFLYSIVRYDSSPNRDSIKKNIPFDIEWKITPKNELYLKTHYKTSNYGDHSTLENFEGFETILGNRYFVTPVSSIEVFAERSIKEQRSTDNNSYFFTAIGLRYTWELDRFEASVEVNYFNLEFFERTDALGIVEEVNGISANLNIIYNPQDWWFAEFDYGYNRRDNTINLGDLTKNTVSLSAGLNF; encoded by the coding sequence ATGGAAGAAATCGATATGCTTTATAATAACTTGCATATAGGTACGCTCGAAATAAAACCATCATATGAGCTAATTGAAACTTATGATGACAATGTATTCAACACTTCTGAAGATGAGACAGCAGATTTTTATACTCTTCACCAGTTTGATATAGGACTTTTATCACCCCTTTCTGATTATTCACTTGTTCACCTCGATTACAACGCCGCAATTTATGAGTATATGCGTATACATGACCACAATCATGTTAATCAATCATTAGAAGGAGCCATAGATTTCAACTTTGCTAATGATTTCAAACTTAGTTTCAGTGACAGGATAAAAAGAAGTGTGATTCCTCCAGGGGTACAGAGAAGATTTTTTGGTGCCATTATTGATGATGAGATTCCAGTTGAAGATCAAGGACCTAATGTCTTTGTAGATCGAAGAACTATTATAACGAACACCGCAAGTTTTGATCTTGATTTTCCTGATTTTTTTCCTAATTTTGATTTCTCGATTCATTATACCAACCGTGATGTGAGTTATCAAGAAGAGGAGTTTGAAGATTCCGATTCTAATGTTGATACTCTAAGTGCAATTGTTGAGTACCAATATCCTTTTTTGCCAATTAAGATTTCTTCTGGATTTCTTTATAGTATTGTGCGATACGATTCAAGCCCAAACAGGGATAGTATAAAGAAAAATATTCCTTTTGATATAGAGTGGAAAATCACTCCAAAAAATGAATTATATTTAAAAACTCATTATAAGACCAGTAACTATGGAGACCACAGTACCCTTGAAAATTTTGAAGGATTCGAGACTATCTTAGGAAATCGATACTTTGTTACTCCAGTTTCATCAATTGAGGTATTTGCGGAGAGAAGTATAAAAGAACAGCGTTCTACCGATAATAACTCCTATTTTTTTACTGCTATTGGACTAAGATATACCTGGGAACTTGATCGATTTGAAGCATCCGTTGAAGTCAATTATTTCAATCTCGAATTTTTTGAGCGCACCGATGCATTGGGCATTGTTGAAGAGGTTAATGGCATTAGCGCTAACTTGAATATAATATACAATCCTCAAGATTGGTGGTTTGCTGAATTTGATTATGGCTATAACCGCAGAGATAATACTATTAATTTAGGTGACCTGACGAAAAATACAGTATCTCTAAGCGCCGGATTAAATTTTTAA
- a CDS encoding redoxin domain-containing protein, giving the protein MTIRKIRFCTWFFFRTTIFFILMLTFFYLGGLSVASAQRKKIPAPELTGGTAWLNVARPLTLADVKGKVVLLDFWTYCCINCMHIIPDLKKLEVKYPNEFVVIGVHSAKFKNERESENIRQAILRYEIEHPVVNDSNFAIWQAYGAKAWPTLVLIDPEGNIVGRDTGEGHYEVLDKIIGDVISEYRSKNLLSEKPLPILLEKDKKGPSLFSFPGKVLADEISNRLFIADSNHNRIVITTLDGKVLDVVGNGKIGKDDGTFTEASFNHPQGMAFYSDYLYVADTENHLIRKLDLKTKTVKTIAGTGKQASFMAAGGMGTSSSLNSPWDLVFLKGQLYIAMAGAHQIWKMNLETTVFEPYAGSGREGCIDGPLDTCALAQPSGITVADKKLYFADSEVSAVRYVDMEKKEVKTVVGQDLFVFGDVDGQGEEVRLQHPLGVWNHNGLIYIADTYNHKIKVLNPMDKTCRTILGNGQSGHNDGKDAQFYEPGGLSIANKLYIADTNNHAIRVMDIKTKEVNTLQVTGLKVEISESKPLTITLPFAKVLELPLKTLKAESRIQVTLNIDLPHGYHLNPNVPLVYSIEAGNGVQVEQGSQEIRLEKPVLPIKTSFKTESEIQATDLKISASFYYCREDNQGHVMLMQ; this is encoded by the coding sequence ATGACTATAAGAAAGATACGATTTTGTACGTGGTTTTTCTTCCGAACTACGATATTCTTTATCTTAATGCTCACCTTTTTTTATCTTGGAGGATTATCTGTGGCATCGGCACAGAGAAAAAAGATTCCTGCTCCTGAATTAACGGGCGGTACTGCTTGGCTTAATGTTGCAAGGCCACTTACCCTTGCTGATGTAAAGGGAAAGGTTGTACTCCTTGATTTTTGGACATATTGTTGTATTAACTGTATGCATATTATTCCAGATCTCAAAAAATTGGAGGTAAAGTACCCAAATGAATTCGTGGTTATAGGAGTACATTCTGCAAAGTTTAAAAACGAACGGGAATCAGAGAATATCCGGCAGGCCATTCTCCGGTATGAAATTGAGCATCCTGTAGTTAATGATAGCAATTTTGCAATTTGGCAGGCCTACGGAGCCAAAGCATGGCCTACGCTTGTATTGATCGACCCTGAGGGAAATATTGTTGGGAGAGATACAGGAGAAGGGCATTATGAGGTCCTGGATAAAATAATTGGGGATGTAATCTCTGAGTATCGTTCTAAAAATCTTCTGAGTGAAAAACCCTTACCCATTTTATTAGAAAAAGACAAAAAGGGCCCAAGTCTTTTTTCCTTTCCAGGCAAGGTGTTAGCGGATGAGATATCAAATCGCTTATTTATTGCTGATTCCAATCATAATCGAATTGTTATTACTACCTTAGATGGCAAAGTTCTTGATGTTGTTGGTAATGGTAAAATAGGCAAGGATGATGGTACCTTTACAGAAGCCAGCTTTAATCATCCACAAGGGATGGCATTCTACAGTGATTATTTATATGTAGCAGATACCGAAAACCATCTTATTCGTAAACTAGACTTAAAGACAAAAACGGTTAAGACAATTGCCGGTACTGGTAAACAGGCAAGTTTCATGGCTGCTGGCGGAATGGGTACATCATCTTCTCTTAATTCACCTTGGGATCTGGTCTTTTTAAAAGGGCAGTTATATATAGCCATGGCTGGTGCTCACCAGATCTGGAAGATGAATTTGGAGACTACAGTTTTTGAGCCTTATGCTGGTAGTGGCAGAGAGGGTTGCATCGACGGTCCGTTAGATACGTGTGCTCTGGCGCAACCCAGTGGTATTACTGTCGCTGATAAAAAGCTTTATTTTGCAGACAGCGAGGTAAGTGCAGTTCGTTATGTAGATATGGAAAAAAAGGAGGTAAAGACGGTTGTTGGACAAGATCTTTTTGTTTTTGGGGATGTAGATGGCCAAGGTGAGGAGGTACGTTTACAGCACCCCCTTGGTGTATGGAATCATAATGGACTTATTTATATTGCTGATACTTATAATCACAAAATTAAGGTATTAAATCCGATGGACAAGACATGCCGAACAATCTTAGGAAACGGACAGTCCGGTCACAATGATGGTAAAGATGCTCAGTTTTATGAGCCTGGTGGTCTCAGCATTGCTAATAAATTGTACATTGCTGATACTAATAATCATGCTATCCGGGTAATGGATATAAAGACAAAAGAAGTGAATACTTTACAAGTTACGGGATTAAAAGTAGAAATCTCAGAGAGCAAACCACTCACGATTACATTACCCTTTGCAAAGGTATTAGAATTACCGTTAAAAACCCTGAAAGCAGAATCTCGCATACAGGTAACATTAAATATTGATCTTCCTCATGGGTATCATTTGAATCCCAATGTCCCATTAGTATATAGTATTGAAGCGGGAAATGGTGTTCAAGTAGAGCAGGGTAGCCAGGAGATAAGACTTGAAAAACCTGTATTACCAATAAAAACATCTTTTAAAACTGAGTCTGAAATACAAGCTACCGATTTAAAAATTTCTGCAAGTTTTTACTATTGCAGAGAAGATAATCAGGGGCATGTTATGCTGATGCAGTGA
- a CDS encoding ABC transporter ATP-binding protein/permease: protein MKKEEFFSEDILSGKLYDRTVIRQLLSYILRYKISGILSVLMVMITTILFLLGPYLFGYAIDNGINKGDTLLLYKIALALLGIETVRLLLVVAQSYNIQAIGQKVMLDMRMELFNHVQSLPISFFDKNPVGRTITRLTNDIAAVGELFSAGVIVVIADICIIIGIFVAMFMLKPELALITLALLPVIIIIALWFGTRMKNSFREIRRKLARINAYLNENLTGMKVIQLFNREKKNYDKFNEINDDYLKEQVKYIRYFAVFQPSINIVSALTVGLILWYGAIRYANNLLTLGVLVAFLSYIHSLFEPIRDIVEKYNIFQGAMASLERIFSLMKEPSEADYIIPNPGREISKSDFKGAIKFDHVWFSYNSHSYVLKDISFQIEPGQSTALVGVTGSGKTSIVNVLTRLYEIQKGIIYLDQIDIRKLEKIGLRHVIGLVSQDVFLFAGTLRDNITLFKPISDSEILGTIEELGLMPFIKRMPKKLDMEILERGANLSVGERQFISLSRIIIYDPRVLIFDEATSSMDPISEILIQNAIQKISQSRTSIFIAHRLSTILHCDKIIVINKGEKAEEGSHEELLRLGGLYSQLYKIYKREELMSHA from the coding sequence ATGAAAAAAGAAGAGTTTTTTAGCGAAGATATTTTATCAGGTAAACTATACGATAGAACGGTTATACGACAGTTATTATCTTATATTCTGCGTTATAAGATCTCCGGCATTTTATCCGTTCTTATGGTAATGATTACTACTATCCTATTTTTGCTAGGCCCTTATCTTTTTGGATATGCCATTGATAATGGTATAAACAAAGGAGACACATTATTACTATACAAGATAGCATTAGCCTTGCTAGGAATTGAAACAGTGCGATTACTTCTGGTGGTAGCGCAGAGTTATAATATCCAAGCCATTGGACAAAAGGTTATGCTCGATATGCGCATGGAACTTTTTAACCATGTTCAATCACTTCCTATTTCTTTTTTCGATAAGAATCCTGTTGGAAGGACCATTACACGTTTAACGAATGATATTGCAGCCGTTGGAGAACTCTTTTCGGCTGGTGTTATTGTAGTAATTGCGGATATTTGCATCATCATCGGTATCTTTGTGGCCATGTTTATGTTAAAACCGGAACTTGCACTTATCACACTCGCCCTTCTCCCTGTTATTATCATAATCGCCCTCTGGTTTGGTACCCGTATGAAAAATTCATTTCGAGAAATCCGGCGCAAGTTGGCACGTATCAATGCCTATCTCAATGAAAATCTTACCGGAATGAAGGTTATCCAACTCTTTAACCGGGAGAAAAAGAATTATGATAAATTTAATGAGATCAATGATGACTATTTGAAAGAACAAGTCAAATACATTCGTTATTTTGCTGTATTTCAACCCTCGATCAATATCGTAAGTGCATTAACTGTTGGTTTAATCCTCTGGTACGGCGCTATACGATATGCAAATAATCTTCTCACTTTGGGAGTATTGGTAGCATTTCTCTCATATATTCACAGCTTATTTGAACCAATCAGGGATATCGTGGAAAAGTATAATATCTTTCAAGGCGCTATGGCATCACTAGAGCGCATCTTTTCTCTTATGAAAGAACCATCTGAGGCCGATTACATCATCCCGAATCCTGGCAGAGAAATTTCCAAAAGTGACTTCAAAGGAGCAATAAAATTTGACCATGTTTGGTTTAGCTATAATAGTCATAGTTATGTATTAAAGGATATCTCATTTCAAATAGAACCAGGTCAATCTACCGCTTTGGTAGGTGTAACGGGTAGTGGAAAAACATCTATCGTAAATGTATTAACACGGCTTTATGAGATCCAAAAGGGTATAATCTATCTGGATCAAATTGATATACGAAAATTAGAAAAAATTGGACTACGGCACGTCATTGGATTAGTAAGTCAAGATGTTTTTTTATTTGCAGGTACGTTACGAGATAATATTACTTTATTTAAACCTATATCAGACTCTGAGATATTAGGCACCATCGAGGAATTGGGATTGATGCCCTTTATAAAACGGATGCCAAAGAAGCTTGATATGGAAATCCTAGAGCGAGGCGCAAATCTCTCCGTAGGTGAACGCCAATTTATCTCTCTTTCCAGGATCATAATATACGACCCACGGGTATTAATCTTTGATGAGGCAACATCAAGCATGGACCCCATATCAGAGATATTAATCCAAAATGCTATTCAGAAAATTTCCCAAAGTAGAACATCCATCTTCATCGCGCACCGGCTCTCTACTATCCTTCACTGCGATAAGATCATCGTAATAAACAAAGGAGAAAAAGCAGAAGAAGGGAGTCATGAAGAACTACTCCGACTTGGCGGTCTCTATAGCCAATTATACAAAATATATAAGAGGGAAGAGTTGATGAGCCATGCATAA
- a CDS encoding ABC transporter ATP-binding protein/permease produces the protein MLIKKFREFWEKNLIYRVFVKKYKRYFIIGTLSLIAVDIINIFPPLIIKKALDILSKEVSLTKIVILSALYILLSFFQGICRYVWRMYFIGTSFRCDYDLRMAFFGHIETLSEKFFQKYKTGDLMSRATNDMSAVRMAVGPGLLVGLDAIFYFFVIPPIILYLSPKLSFYTFLLMPLIPFIAYKIKDVIDKRFRSVQEQFSRISEKVQENISGIRIVKSFNMSQQEEKTLLKLGKNFMKKNLKLAIPQSLLGPVFEYTTYMGVIILLLIGGRMVIEGVITLGTLVAFQRYISMMVWPMTAVGWSLSLLQRGNASMKRIDEVMNEKPEIISRDNVTYIPHGEIEFRDIHMQYDGNKEWILKGINLKIPAGQRIAIVGPIGSGKSTLVNLIPRIIPVPDKSLFIGGMDINTIHIKALRKIIGFVPQDTFLFSERVVDNILFGVENEKSSYYSAQKIAQMVVIEKEIQQLPNQFDSYLGERGVNLSGGQKQRITIARALAMHPDIIILDDCLSAVDARVEDAILKNIQKYFAGKTLLVVTHRLPAIRNFDMIVVMENGMIVEKGTHEQLIKINGLYTSLYSKEALEEKLIQ, from the coding sequence ATGCTGATAAAGAAGTTTCGGGAATTTTGGGAAAAGAACCTTATCTATAGGGTGTTTGTAAAGAAGTATAAACGCTATTTTATTATAGGAACTCTATCGCTTATCGCTGTAGACATAATTAACATCTTCCCACCACTTATTATAAAAAAGGCGCTTGATATCCTTTCTAAAGAGGTAAGTCTTACAAAGATTGTAATCCTTTCCGCCTTATACATCCTGTTGAGCTTCTTTCAAGGGATATGTCGATATGTCTGGAGAATGTATTTTATTGGAACATCCTTTCGTTGTGATTACGATCTCCGCATGGCCTTCTTTGGGCATATCGAAACACTTTCCGAAAAATTTTTCCAAAAATATAAAACAGGTGATCTTATGTCAAGGGCTACGAATGACATGAGCGCCGTTCGTATGGCTGTAGGTCCCGGATTATTGGTAGGGCTAGATGCAATATTTTATTTTTTTGTAATACCACCAATTATTCTATATTTGTCTCCCAAATTATCCTTCTATACATTTTTATTAATGCCATTAATACCCTTCATTGCATATAAAATTAAGGATGTTATCGATAAACGATTTCGGAGTGTCCAGGAACAGTTTTCGAGAATTAGTGAAAAGGTGCAAGAGAACATATCAGGTATCCGTATTGTAAAATCCTTTAATATGTCTCAACAGGAAGAAAAAACCCTCTTGAAACTAGGTAAGAATTTTATGAAGAAAAACCTTAAGCTCGCTATTCCTCAGTCTCTCCTGGGACCGGTATTCGAATATACAACCTATATGGGTGTTATTATTTTACTTCTCATCGGCGGGAGGATGGTTATTGAAGGGGTTATTACCCTTGGTACTCTGGTTGCCTTCCAGCGTTATATCTCAATGATGGTCTGGCCCATGACAGCTGTTGGATGGAGTTTATCCCTCTTGCAGCGTGGAAACGCCTCTATGAAGCGTATTGATGAGGTAATGAATGAAAAGCCTGAAATTATTTCAAGAGATAATGTAACATACATACCTCATGGCGAAATCGAATTTAGGGATATCCATATGCAATATGATGGTAACAAGGAATGGATTCTCAAGGGTATAAACCTGAAAATTCCTGCGGGACAAAGAATCGCTATTGTGGGACCAATAGGGAGTGGAAAGTCAACATTGGTAAACCTGATTCCCCGTATAATCCCAGTACCGGATAAAAGCCTTTTTATCGGCGGTATGGATATCAATACGATACATATTAAGGCCTTGCGGAAAATTATCGGCTTCGTTCCGCAAGACACATTCCTGTTTTCGGAAAGAGTTGTGGATAACATATTATTTGGTGTAGAGAATGAGAAAAGCAGTTACTATAGCGCTCAAAAAATTGCTCAAATGGTAGTGATTGAGAAAGAAATTCAGCAACTCCCGAACCAATTTGATAGCTATTTGGGTGAACGTGGGGTTAACCTATCAGGTGGACAAAAACAACGCATTACCATTGCCCGTGCATTGGCTATGCATCCGGATATTATCATACTCGATGATTGCCTTTCCGCCGTGGATGCGCGAGTAGAGGATGCAATACTGAAAAATATACAAAAATATTTTGCTGGTAAAACCCTCCTGGTCGTAACGCACAGACTCCCTGCTATCAGAAACTTTGATATGATTGTAGTTATGGAAAATGGTATGATAGTTGAAAAGGGAACACATGAGCAACTTATCAAAATCAACGGTTTATATACCTCCTTATACAGCAAAGAAGCGTTGGAAGAAAAATTAATTCAATAG
- a CDS encoding class I SAM-dependent methyltransferase, which translates to MKKNMLRETVYAFNNTDIVATYDFDMDVWHPNRTKMALVVCEILPFYTNDNLRILDLGVGTGYLTHKILETFPNARVIAVDAAELMIEKAKLRLKNHLKQITFQTSTFQELPDKEATLSPMDVVVSSFALHHLYKEEKLILFRYIHSILKPNGWFINCDIFKATDTVLEDRFRYLHRLGIQQRIKRIKHQEKSIDQISSELIEKEKKGGDHPLFLMEDMELLKKAGFRTTECFWKEYREAVYGGIK; encoded by the coding sequence ATGAAAAAAAATATGTTAAGAGAAACGGTTTATGCTTTTAATAATACCGATATTGTTGCCACCTATGACTTTGATATGGATGTGTGGCATCCTAATCGTACAAAAATGGCGTTGGTTGTGTGTGAGATACTGCCTTTTTATACGAACGATAATTTAAGGATATTAGACCTTGGTGTAGGAACGGGTTATCTTACTCACAAGATTCTTGAAACATTTCCCAATGCAAGGGTTATTGCGGTAGATGCTGCTGAACTTATGATAGAGAAGGCTAAATTAAGGCTAAAAAATCACCTCAAACAAATAACGTTTCAAACCTCTACTTTTCAGGAGTTGCCAGATAAAGAAGCTACTCTTTCTCCTATGGATGTTGTAGTCTCCTCTTTTGCTCTTCATCATTTATATAAAGAAGAAAAACTTATACTATTCAGGTATATACATTCAATATTAAAACCAAATGGCTGGTTTATAAATTGTGACATTTTTAAGGCAACCGATACGGTACTTGAAGATCGATTCCGGTATTTACATCGTTTGGGAATACAACAAAGGATAAAAAGGATTAAACATCAAGAGAAGTCTATTGATCAAATCTCTTCAGAATTGATAGAAAAGGAGAAAAAGGGCGGAGACCATCCTTTATTCCTTATGGAGGACATGGAGCTTCTGAAAAAAGCTGGATTTCGTACAACAGAGTGCTTTTGGAAAGAGTACCGGGAAGCAGTGTATGGTGGTATAAAATGA
- a CDS encoding ABC-F family ATP-binding cassette domain-containing protein, translating to MIRLNTVNLVFGSKIILDTVSLHIQRNDRIGLIGPNGTGKSTLFKIICRCIEPSAGTIIFAKDTSIGYLPQEGFVFKKKTIFEEASSAFEDILSLKNQINKIHTQLEDSSLQDEDRQVLLDHYVHLQHQLEVVNGAKVNAETGKVLKGMGFKEADFERSINTFSGGWQMRVALSKLLLQEPNLLLLDEPTNHLDIDSILWLEEYLKEFKGGLIIISHDRAFLDRNVSKIWELEKGDISEYYGNYSFYEAEKEKRKELQIARYTNQQKRIKEVERFIERFRAKNTKASQVQSRIHMLEKMEREELPEDTVEQVKFRFRTSKQSGVTVLDVKDVSHIYDGRFIFQDICLSIERGEKVALVGQNGSGKSTLSRIIAGIEQPYSGTIKMGHNVLSEYFAQEHAEKLNNNNTLLQEIESVAPFSMIPHVRHILGAFLFSGDDVFKAVNVLSGGEKSRLSLAKILLKSANFLILDEPTNHIDITTKKILKNALLDYTGSVLIVSHDRDFLDGLVSKVYELRNGKIHIHLGSFKDFLEKKASVLHMEIAETEMRDTPSSKLEDCGSQKQQYLQKKEQNARKRKLTKEVQTVEEHIALLEMQKKEFDHVFSDVTLYNDKERSVEINKQYKALTEELNSLYKRWEIAHTELESLHDNYA from the coding sequence ATGATCCGCCTGAACACTGTCAACCTGGTTTTTGGTAGTAAGATTATTTTAGATACGGTTTCCCTGCACATTCAGAGAAATGATAGAATTGGTCTTATTGGCCCTAATGGTACAGGGAAATCTACCCTGTTCAAAATCATTTGTAGATGTATCGAACCTAGTGCAGGCACGATTATTTTTGCAAAAGATACAAGCATTGGCTATCTGCCTCAGGAGGGTTTTGTCTTTAAGAAAAAAACTATTTTTGAAGAAGCGAGTTCCGCCTTTGAAGACATCCTTTCCTTGAAAAATCAGATTAATAAAATTCATACTCAATTGGAGGATTCTTCTCTGCAAGATGAAGATCGCCAAGTGCTCCTTGACCACTATGTACACCTGCAACATCAACTCGAGGTTGTCAATGGTGCCAAGGTTAATGCAGAGACAGGCAAGGTCTTAAAAGGTATGGGTTTTAAAGAGGCAGATTTTGAAAGGAGTATCAATACCTTTAGCGGTGGATGGCAGATGCGAGTAGCTCTCTCGAAACTATTACTCCAGGAGCCCAATTTACTCCTCTTAGATGAACCAACAAACCATTTAGATATCGATTCAATCCTTTGGCTGGAAGAATACCTGAAAGAATTTAAAGGAGGATTGATTATCATATCACACGATCGGGCCTTTCTGGACCGGAATGTTAGTAAGATTTGGGAGTTAGAAAAGGGAGATATTTCTGAATACTATGGTAATTATTCCTTTTATGAAGCCGAGAAAGAAAAGCGTAAAGAATTGCAAATTGCACGATATACCAATCAGCAGAAAAGGATTAAAGAGGTTGAGCGCTTTATAGAAAGGTTCAGGGCTAAGAATACTAAGGCTTCTCAGGTGCAAAGCCGGATACATATGCTTGAAAAGATGGAAAGAGAAGAACTGCCCGAAGATACGGTAGAACAAGTAAAATTTAGATTTCGTACATCGAAGCAAAGTGGTGTAACAGTACTTGATGTTAAAGATGTCTCACACATATATGACGGACGTTTCATCTTTCAGGATATTTGTCTTTCGATTGAAAGGGGGGAAAAGGTAGCTCTTGTAGGACAAAACGGATCAGGAAAATCTACGCTATCACGTATCATAGCAGGTATTGAGCAGCCATACTCCGGGACCATCAAGATGGGGCATAATGTCCTTTCTGAGTATTTTGCCCAGGAACATGCAGAAAAATTAAACAACAATAATACCTTATTGCAAGAAATCGAATCTGTTGCTCCCTTTTCCATGATTCCTCATGTTCGGCACATATTAGGTGCCTTTCTCTTTTCGGGCGATGATGTCTTCAAGGCAGTTAACGTCTTAAGCGGTGGTGAGAAGTCCCGTTTATCCCTTGCCAAGATACTTCTAAAATCTGCAAATTTTTTAATCCTGGACGAGCCGACCAATCATATTGATATTACTACCAAGAAGATTCTCAAGAATGCATTGTTGGATTATACAGGAAGCGTGTTGATTGTATCTCATGATAGAGACTTTTTGGATGGTTTAGTCTCCAAGGTTTATGAGTTGCGAAATGGTAAGATTCATATTCATTTAGGAAGTTTTAAGGATTTTCTTGAAAAGAAGGCGTCTGTATTGCATATGGAAATCGCAGAGACTGAGATGAGGGATACGCCCTCTTCAAAATTAGAGGATTGTGGATCTCAAAAACAACAGTACTTGCAAAAAAAGGAGCAAAATGCCAGAAAACGTAAGCTCACAAAGGAGGTCCAAACTGTTGAAGAACACATTGCTCTCCTTGAGATGCAAAAAAAGGAATTCGATCATGTCTTTTCAGATGTAACATTATACAATGATAAAGAAAGGTCTGTAGAAATCAATAAACAGTATAAAGCTCTCACGGAGGAATTGAACTCCCTTTATAAGAGATGGGAGATAGCTCATACTGAATTAGAATCTCTTCATGATAACTATGCATAA
- a CDS encoding tetratricopeptide repeat protein, with amino-acid sequence MIVFAFFFCQITSAVTMQGNVYKTSKKKYSAKKWIKNGQSKYKQAKYELAVKAFNKSVACYPNYFEAWDGLGSALYCLGNYDMAIQAYDKALSIKPNNYTTWVNKGIALYKKGNHEEALKLYNKAIESDPKLSSAWYNKGVIFIALGRNTEAMWAFEKAIGISPQDDLAWHGKGYLLILLEKYEEALQLFTKAAQGNPNRGWAWNNMGITLDKLHMYDEAIKAFDKAIDINPKSARAWHNKANTLYSQGKYEESMRAYNKAVALDPLLYANSKN; translated from the coding sequence TTGATAGTTTTTGCTTTCTTTTTTTGCCAAATCACATCTGCCGTTACTATGCAAGGAAATGTTTATAAAACCTCCAAGAAAAAGTACAGTGCAAAAAAGTGGATTAAAAATGGGCAATCAAAATATAAACAAGCTAAATATGAACTTGCTGTTAAGGCATTTAATAAGTCCGTTGCCTGTTATCCTAATTATTTTGAGGCATGGGATGGTTTGGGAAGTGCATTATATTGTTTAGGCAATTATGATATGGCTATTCAAGCTTATGATAAGGCATTAAGTATCAAACCTAACAATTATACAACGTGGGTAAATAAAGGGATTGCTTTATATAAGAAAGGCAATCACGAAGAGGCCTTAAAATTATACAACAAGGCTATCGAATCAGATCCTAAACTTTCAAGTGCCTGGTATAATAAGGGTGTTATCTTCATTGCATTAGGTAGGAATACAGAGGCAATGTGGGCGTTTGAGAAGGCCATTGGGATTAGTCCTCAGGATGATCTGGCATGGCATGGAAAGGGCTATCTTTTAATTCTCCTAGAGAAATACGAAGAGGCTCTTCAGCTCTTTACGAAAGCAGCTCAGGGAAATCCAAATAGGGGATGGGCTTGGAATAATATGGGTATTACCCTCGATAAATTACATATGTATGATGAAGCAATCAAGGCTTTTGATAAGGCAATCGACATTAATCCGAAGAGTGCAAGGGCATGGCATAATAAGGCTAATACACTGTATAGTCAGGGGAAATATGAAGAATCTATGAGAGCTTATAATAAAGCAGTGGCACTGGATCCACTTCTCTATGCAAATAGTAAAAATTAG